From Aspergillus fumigatus Af293 chromosome 5, whole genome shotgun sequence, a single genomic window includes:
- the ndk1 gene encoding nucleoside-diphosphate kinase, with the protein MSNEQTFIAIKPDGVQRGLIGPIISRFENRGFKLVAMKLVSPPQSQLEQHYADLSDKPFFKGLVSYMLSGPICAMVWEGRDVVKTGRTILGATNPLASAPGTIRGDFAIDVGRNVCHGSDSVENAKKEIALWFKPEELISWKSATFDWVYEKA; encoded by the exons ATGTCCAACGAGCAGAC CTTCATTGCCATCAAGCCTGATGGTGTCCAG CGCGGACTCATCGGCCCCATCATCTCTCGCTTCGAGAACCGTGG CTTCAAGCTCGTTGCCATGAAGCTGgtctctcctcctcagtccCAGCTTGAGCAGCACTACGCCGACCTCTCCGACAAGCCCTTCTTCAAGGGTCTTGTTTCCT ACATGCTCAGCGGCCCCATCTGCGCCATGGTCTGGGAGGGCCGTGATGTCGTCAAGACCGGCCGTA CCATCCTCGGTGCCACCAACCCTCTTGCCTCCGCTCCCGGCACCATCCGTGGTGACTTCGCTATC GACGTCGGCCGCAACGTCTGCCACGGTTCCGACAGCGTCGAGAacgccaagaaggagattgccCTCTGGTTCAAGCCTGAGGAGCTCATCTCCTGGAAGAGCGCCACCTTCGACTGGGTCTACGAGAAGGCCTAA